TCAGTTGATCGGGTATGTAGGTGATATCTAAAAACCAAATCCGATCCAATCCATCTGACTTAAAAACTTGATCTAAAAAATTAGGAGCCACAGTATGAAAAGAGCGCTTCCGATCGGTTTTCAAACTCAGTTTACGCGTTCTTCTGTAAACTCGATTCAAAGATACGAAAATTCCTTCTGATCATACTACTCGGACGCGCGAAAATGATACTCGAAAATCAGCGGTCGATTTTGCAAAAGTACAGAGGTTCTCAAAAATTAAGTCAAATCGGGAAATCCCGACTTTTAAAGGAAGATTCTAATTTTCGAAATAAGTTTGTTATAGTATTCTATTCTTGCGTCCGAGTAGTAAGTCCTGATGAATTCGTAGATATTCCACAACGTGCCTTAGAAAGCTCTGCGCTGAGTCTCATCTACCTTCCTGTTCTTTGAATAGATAGCGATTCTTTTGTCCAATTCTTGATTGGATTACACTTTTGCGCGCGAATAAGTATTGCGTTTTACGGCCGGAATTACGTATTATCTGATCTAAGAAATCTTCTCGGCCATTCAATCTCTCGATCCGAAAGGAATTGGATCGTTTGCGACTGGAATTCTTCGACATTTTCAACTGAACTTAAAATAAAGATCCCGGCAATCTCAAATTCTAATCACATCGAAATCAAAACGAAGCAGAAATGAAAGAAAATCATAATATTCTTAATCTTCCTCAGGATCTCGTCGACGATTTGTCGTCCGGGAGAAGAATCGAAACGGGGCAAGGCTGGTTCGACCTTGCTTCCATCAAGGAAGTCCATTTCAATTCCGTAGAGATCGGTCCGTTTAAAACGGAAGAAATAGGACAATATTATACGAATTCAATCGGGTCTCATTAAGGATTCGGAGGCTTATGGAGAATGTAGCGAAATACTCGTTTGGCTTCTCGTTTCCAACTCTACGGAACTTGGGATCACAGTCACGACGAACTTCATATCTTTCCGAACACAACTTGGACGGACATAAAATCGAATTTGGCTTCTTAGATCGAAGCGCAATGGGGAAGCTATGAGGGAAGCAAAGAGATCGAATTTCTGACTTTAGAAAGCGCGGACGATTATCCTTCCGCCTTCGATTTTATTCCGTATGTTTTGGATCAAACGGTCGAGGCCCTTCCCGATGAGAAGCTGTGCGAATTTTTAGACCGATACGAAACTTCCATCCTTCGTCATCCCAACGTTTCCACTCTGGAAGAAGCCTATTTCGCATTAGCAAACGTATATTTTCGCTTAGGCGCTAAGAATCCGGTTCAGGAAAAACACTGGAAGGAGAAATGCGTTTAAATTTTGAATTATTATCCGGAAAACAGGTTTCATTACGCAAAGGAAATCGCCGAAATTTGTGTTTGGGCTTCCGCCGATCTGGGACTTCAAGTCTTTCAAGACCTTTTGGATGAGGACCAAGAACAACAACCGAAATACGCGGGCGGCGCGAGTCTTATCTCCGCGCTTTTGATTCATTTTCCCGATCGATGGGAATCCATATTAGAAATATCTAAAATTCAGAAAGATACAAAAGCGGTCTATCGTTCTCTCGAAACCGCCAAACGATGGGCTCTAACGGTCACAGACGCACTCGCAACCAAACTCAAACAGAACAAAAATGCGATGGAAACGATTTCCATACTCGTAGATAAAATTGGTGAGATCATTCTCGCCGCTCCTCCCGGAGTATATTCCGAAGAGGAGATTCATACGATTCGCCACAAAAAAGTGTTCGATCGATTGGCAAAGGGCTGGGATCACTTAAAGAAAAAGGAATATACGAAAACTGAAGAATTGCTTCGCTCCATATTCTCCGATTATACCGAAGACGCAGAGGCCTTATTCCTGGACGCAAGACTGCATTGGTTAAAAACCGAATCTCTGGAGGAGGGAATAAAGCGCGCGGAAAAGAATCTGCTTGCGGCCGCCAAAGGAGATCTTCCGGGAAGAGGAAGACTTCACAATCTCATCGGATGTGCGTTATACGAAATTGGAAAGTTGGAAGAAGCGATCCCGGCGTTTCGAAAAGCGGAAGAGCTATGTCCTGAAGATTGCATTTATCCCGCAAACCTTGCGGAAATATTTTGGAAACTCGGGGACGCGCGACAGGCCGCAAGATACGCAAAAAAAGCAAAAAGCATGGGAGATAGATCGGAAATCGTCGAGGAAATTTTTCAATCGATCCAACGCGGTAAAAAATCGGATTGAACCGGCGTAAAAAAGGAAATTTTAAAAATCAATATTTTGGATGTTTGATCGGAATAAAAAAAACCGTAAAACTTTGTGAAAAATGAAATCGGAACATACCTGAAAATCGAAATGAACCGATTTTGAAGTAGATGATCGGATGAAAAGTCTTTTCTGCCGAAAGAGTTTTACTCGAATTGATATCGCAAAGAGAACAATCATCATTCAAAGGATGTTCAAGTTCATCTTTTAAAATCGATTCATTTTTATCTTTTCTCGTTTTAAATCGACTTCTTGATACTTTTTCAGGGACGACTAGGGAATCAAAGTTATTTCAAAAATACTACTGATCCCTATAAAATCGAGTACCGTTCATTTGAGTATCAATTCCGTATTTAGACGCAGAATTTTAGACACTCTATTATGTAGAGATGAGTAAGAACTTCAATCCAATTTCGCATAACTTTAAACCACTGAAAGTCGGATAAAAATCAAAAAACAGTAGCATATATGATGTCATAAAGTTATGTATTTCCATCAATATAGATAAATTGAAAAATTTGACTGAATATTCAAAAATAAATGGAGAGTCACAATAAAAGTGGACAGTCCTTAAGTATCAGTTTTTTTCGTAAAATAATAATAGGGTATTAAAGTTTTTCGGCCCGTAAGGCATCGACAACGATATAAATCATGAAACACCACCTAACGTACAAAGACGACAAGTCCGACAAGTTCTGGAACATAGAAGTATCCGGAAATTCGTTCACCGTAACCTACGGCAAAATTGGAACAGCCGGACAAACGCAAACAAAAACTTTCGGCAGCGAAGGGGAATGTAAGAAAGAAGCGAAGAAGCTCTTGAGCGAGAAGTTGAAGAAGGGATATGCGGAAGGAGAAGCGCAAATTTCTTCCGCACCGGTCGCAAAAAAAAATGCGCCGGAGAAAAAGTCGGAGATAAAAAAACCGGATTCTTTGCTTTCCGAAACATTCCACAAATTCTTGAAGATTTGCGTTGAAGATTTCGAATCATCGAAGTATTCTAAATTATTGCAAAAGACGAATTGGGAAACTTTAGCCGGAGAAGTTTTCGACGCAGTTTGTCTCTATTGGGAAGAACTGGATAAAAGTGAAAAATCCCCCGTCGGCATTTTCGACATACGATGGGACGACGCAAATACGGATCACTGTATCGAATTCGACTACGATTTGGAAAGTAACGATCCCGAAAGCGCGTTAGTCGATGGTTGCATTCGAAATACTCCGATCGTAGATTTTTCTAATTTTATAAAAAATCATCTGAAGCAAAAACCGGTGAAAATCCGCGAAGTTTGGGGAGACGAGGATTTTTCAATAGTGAAGGATATTCTTTGCCGCTTGGCTCAAGAAGTGATCCGCAAAACGACCGAGACGGAAGTTTTCATACGAATCCCGAAACAACAACCGTATTTTCTGATGTTTTCCTATTACCACGACGAAGACGCTTCTGTCTTTTTCGATTCGACCGCTAAAGAACAAAAAGATCTGTATCCGATGCTCAAGCTCGGCAAATCTCCTCTCTTCAAATACTATTCCAAAGGGAGTGAATCCATAAGCGCTTCGAAAATCGGAGAGATCGATCTCAGCGATATCGGTCTTTTCGAAAATCTAAAGGAGTTTTATCTTTCTGATTGTAAAAAAATCACTTCCTTGAAAAGCCTTTGCGAATTGAAAAATATCCGCACCATTTCTATCGAAAAGGCGCAATTGACCGAGTTTCCCGATTTTCTGCTGGGGATACCTTCGCTTCGATCCTTGTATTTTACGGATAACGGACCCTTTACGGAAAATAAAACGAATATATCGAATTTTTCAAACATCGAAGAGCTTCGTATAAACGACAACGCACTGGTGGAAATACCGGAATTCGTTTTCCAACTCTCAAAGCTAAAGAAACTGCTTGTCATGAACAATCGATTGACTGAGTTTCCGAAACGGTTGGCGGATTTAAAAAACCTCGAAGAACTAAATTTGGGCGGGAACTTCATCACCGGGATTTCCAATCTAACTCGCGCTTTTGCTCAAATCGAAGAGCTGGGACTTTACGAAAATCGACTGACCTCTTTAGAGGGGATCCGCAATTTTCCCAATTTAAAGCAGCTTCTGGTTTGGCAAAACGAATTGGAAACGATCCCAGCCGAAATCGTCGACCTGAAAAAATTAATCCGAATTGATCTGACGAAAAATCGAATTTCAAACTTGCCCGATCTGGGAATGGAATTGGAATCTGTAAAGGAATTAAGCCTTGGCGGAAACCGAATTTCCAAACTGCCCGAATTCCTCGTGCGATTTCCGAACCTGAGTTCCTTAAGCCTGAGAGACAATCAGCTTGAGGAGTTATCCGATCTATTCGGAAACTTCAAAAAGTTGGAATATCTTAGTTTTAGCAACAACGCACTTGCCTCTCTTCCGGTGTCTATTGCTCAATTGGAGTCTTTGAACGACTTATCCCTAAAAAATAATAAATTCGGGGAAATTCCGGAAATTCTCAAAAAGCTGAAAAAGCTCAAGGAACTTTGGATGAACGACAACCAGATATCCGAATTGCCGGAGTTCCTTTCCGAAATGAAAGCATTGCGTGAATTAAAAATCGGCAATAACCCGATTGCACAAAACCAGGAAGAAGTAAAAAATAAAATGGCGCAGATCAATTCCCGGATCACTTTGAATTTTTCCTGAGCGATAAAAGAAAATAATTCGAAGATCGTCAAAATGCTTTCGGGCGCGGTATTTAAGATCCGCAACAAACGCCGACAAAATAGAATCGACGCGTGGTTGCAAGGCTTCACTTGTTTTATTCTCTCAAACGGGTTGCTTTGTTCAAAGAGTATCCGGGGTTATGGGAGAAGCGGGAAATGTCACCGAAGCCACGAAGAAAGAATTGACAGCCGAAGTGAAACGACTTATTTTCTCAAAGGAAATTGGAAATTTCTATGAAATAGATCCGAGAGATTCGGAAAAAATGGAACTCCATGTGGAATCTTCGATCAGGGAATTCAGAGAGCTCAAGTGAAAATATAATCAAGAAAAATGAGCTAACTTATTTCTGGGTTAGAAATGGGTCTGAACGAAGCGTATCTTTATAATTATAAAATTATAATATAGAAAATTGATTTTGGATATAAACCATGAAACACCACCTAACGTACAAAGACGACAAGTCCGATAAGTTCTGGAACATAGAAGTTTCCGGGAAATCGTTCACCGTAACATACGGTAAAACGGGAACAGCCGGACAAACGCAGACAAAAACTTTCGGCAGCGAAGAAGAATGTCAGAAAGAAGCGAAAAAGCTTTTGAGCGAGAAATTGAAGAAGGGATATGCGGAAGGAAAAATTCTTGCTAAAACGAAATCCGCTTCTGCAGGTAAGAAAAGTGAGGTCAATTTAAGCAATTTTTTAAAAGAGTCGGAATTTCACAAAATCATCGCCATAGGGGATAAACTACTGACGAGCGTGACTGGCGCCGATAGAAAAACCGTACTGGAACGCTTATGCAGTGCCTGCGATGGGATACTCATCGGCTTAACCGACCAAGAGGAAGAGGGCTACAGCCAGCACATCAAAAAGGAAACGGGACTAAAACAAAGCGACGCGAAAAAGTTTTACAAGAATAAATTTGCCGAATATAAGAACGAGCTTAAAAAAACTCAAAAACCCAAATCGAAGCAGAATAAGCAATTGCTGGAGCAAGTGTACTTTGAATTAGATGTAGCACACGCCATAAAAAAGAAGAGTCTAGAAGAAATTTGTGCCCTTATTAGAAAGATGAAAGATCTTGTACCGGACGACAAAGTTCAGGAACTTATTATAAACCACGTATTTATGCGCATGTCGGAATTTTACGAAAAGAAAAAACCGAAGAACTTCAAGGCCATATTGGATGCTTATCTCGCGATTGTTCCTACCCTCGGCTTTCCGAGCAAACTTGTCTACAACCAATTTCGTGTAGGGGAAGGAATTGCCTCACTCACAATTGATGCAGGTGTTTTGTTTGGGAATAATGAGATTCTCGAAGCGGGACTCGCTCTGGTACCAGCCTCAATTACGTATAAGGATCTCGCTTTTTCTTTAGCTCGTCATTACGCCGTCCAAAAAGACAAAAAAATGCTTTTACAGTATATGGCCCATGGTATAAAGCTCGGTTGCTACAAAAATTGGTTCATGAAGAATTGCTTTAATTCGTTCAGAAAAGACAAAGAATTCGCAAGTCTTCTAAAACGCGCAAAGAATTGGTGATTTCTTCCCATTCTTTGAGAAAATCGTCCGGCATGATTTCGAACAAAATGGAATACCGACCCGCTAAGAAGTTATGATCACATTTTAACTTGCAGCCTACGAAGCCGAACTCACGTTAAAATAATAGGACATTAAAGTTGTTTGGTTGGTAAGGCACCGACAACGATATAAACCATGAAGCACCACCTAACGTACAAAGACGACAAGTCCGATAAGTTTTGGAACATAGAAGTATCCGGGAAATCGTTCACTGTGACATACGGCAAAACCGGAACAGCCGGACAAACGCAGACAAAAACTTTCGGCAGCGAAGGGGAATGCTTGAAGGAAGCGGAGAAACTTTTGCAAGAAAAGTTGAAGAAAGGATATGCGGAAGTAGATAATTTTGCTAAAACGAAATCCGCTTCTACAGACAAGAAAAATCGGGAGCCGCAAGCAGACTATCTCAAAGAATGGCAAGAGATCGCCAATTCAAAAGACCTACAAAACGATTTGGCAAAACATTTTCACTATCTTGCGGATTCTCCCGGATTCGAACCCATAGTTCGTAAAGTTTTCGAACATGCGAAGACGGTAAAAGTAAACGACAAAACATTGATCGTAGAATTCAAAAACGGAGAAACTCTTACGGCGTTGTCTCCGGGCAATCCGAACTCCTTTAAAAAATTTCCAAAATCATTTCTAAAACTGATCGAAAAACACGCCACGTTAAAAACCGATCGGTTGGAGTTGGGAAAGTGTTACTTCGATTTCGATATCTTCGACGAAGGGGATCGGGTCTATGAGATTTTCGATGGAAATGAGACTAACGTTCTATGTCCGCTACACTATCAGGATAACTCCGATTGGATCTATCACCCAACTGAAAAAAACAAAGAGGGGGAACCCGCTATTTTTCCAGTGATCCACGAACTGGAGGATGAAATTAATCCTATTTATTACAACGTAGGCTCGCTCTTTTTACAACAACTTGCCGATGAGTTCGAAATTGAAGTCGAAATACCGGTAATCGAACGTCCGGCCGACCCGTCGGCGGACGCAAAAGCGACATGGTGGAATAATCTGAGCGAAGCCTGGAAACAAGCACTGCGAAACCAATTCGAAACTAATAAAGAAAAAGAACCGACATTCGAAAGAATACTAACTTTGGAAAAACTCAACTTAAACGGGACCGCGATCACCGATCTGAAACCTTTGGAAATGCTACTGGCCGAAAAGATATTTAAACTAGGGATCATCCGCCTGAACGACACTGCCGTTTCCGATCTTTCGATTTTGGCTATGGCTGGGAAAAAGCTCTTCAGCGTGAGTATTTGCGGAACGCCTGTGAAAGACGTTTCGATGCTGAAAGGAATCAGTTTCCTGGACGCAGACAGATGCGCCGATCTGGATTTTGCTACCGTAGCGAAATTGAAAAAGTTAAGAGAGTTATCTCTGCGCGATACGAAATTGAACGACCTTGAGTTTCTCCACGATTTTACGGAACTCGAGCAACTGGATATCAACGGAACTCTCGTCACCGACGAACAAATCGAAAAATTTCATGAACGTTTTAAAAAGAATCGATTGAAAAAAAACGAAACGGCTTCCTACAAACGTGATCCGTTAAAATTGGACATGCATCCTGAAATCAAAGATTCGTTATTGAGGGCTCTTGCGGACAATAGCGACTATAAACCGGAACTCGCTCTGGAAGCCGGAGAAAAACTGTTGGCTCAAAGAGCGGAACGAAACGATACCAATCAAATCCTCAAAGATCTAATCGCCATCTGCGACAAACAATGGCGCAAGTATCTTTATATTAAAACCCCGGAGGGTGAGAAGAAATACGAGTTCTTCAACCAAAGTGAAAAACGATTCCGGTATATTCTAGAAACGGATGATTTCAGCGCTCCGATATCCATTACTAGCATTGCCGATCCAATTTCCGAAATAGTCGGACTGATTCCTTTCATCTACAAAAATAAAAAGAAATATAAAGCCTATCAAACCATCAAAGACGATTCGTTTTACCATGTCAGCGCCATTCAAGAGATTATTTCTAAGACCAAATACCACGACGTGACAATTGCCCAGGTCGAGGAAGCCGTGAAAAAGTCGGATTACGTGGAGTATGAAATCAACGAAAACGGAGACATGTATATCAAGGTTAAAAAATAAGCCAGGGAGAATCCGATATACAAGTGAAAGCTATTTTAAAAATTGTTTGTCGATCGTAAAAGAACGAATCGAACGAAGCCGACAAAATAGGATCGATGCATGGTCGCAAGGCTTCACTTGTTTTATTCTTTCAAAACGGGTTGCTTTGTTCAAAGAGTATCCGGGTGTCATGGGAGAAGCGGGAAATGTCACCGAAGCCACGAAGAAGGAATTGACAGTCGAAGTAAAACGACTCATTTTCCGCAAAGGAAAAGATAAATTTCTACGAAATAGATCTGAGAGATTCGGAAACAATGGAACTCCATGTGGAATCTTCGATCAGGGAGTTCAAACGAAAATATAATCAAGAAACATGAGCTAACTTATTTCTGGGTTAGAAATGGGTCTGAACGAAGCGTATCTTTATAATTATAAAATTATAATATAGAAAATTGATTTTGGATATAAACGATGAAACACCACCTAACGTACAAAGACGACAAGTCCGACAAGTTCTGGAACATAGAAGTTTCCGGGGAATCGTTTACCGTAACATACGGTAAAACGGGAACAGCCGGACAAACGCAGACAAAAACTTTCGGCAGTGAAGAAGAATGTCAGAAGGAAGCGAAAAAGCTTTTGCAAGAAAAGTTGAAGAAGGGATATGCTGCGGAGGGCGAAGCGCAGGTTGCTTCCCAGAACTCTGCAAAAGGCCGGGCAAATCCAGAGACCGAAGCAAGAGTGGAAAAACTGAAAAATGAGATTGCTCAATTTCCCGAATTAACTCCATTTATGGAAAAATTATCAGCATTGCCGTGGAACGAATACCAAAATCAATTATTCGAATCCTGCATCGAAGCTTTCGAAGCCGCAAGCGAGGAAATAGATGAAGACGCAGATGAAAAAATTACGGGATTTGTTGCGGAGTGCAGCAATGACGGTTTCAGAGAATACGGAATTGGTTGCGGAGAATTTTATTTCGGCCTGGGAGAGGATGACGATTATTTCGAGGTGGGACCGACGGTTGGGGGATTTTCGTTGCACGAACCCGGTAAAATCATGGCCGACGCCTACGAAGGGCAAAGTAAAACGTATAGCTTGCTCATAAAATATATTTGGAGCCTTGTCGCTCGGACAATGGGACGCGCGGTTTCTCTGGCCGTAAAAGACAAGTCCTTTCGGAAACTAAAGACAGAAAAAAATTTCAAGGTATATGTCTGCGAACATGACGGTTGGGCATGTTCTATGGATCCGGAAGGTTTAGTCTTCGGAAAAAACGAAAAACTATACGAAGATGAAGGCGATGATTGAGTAAGCTTGAAAAATCGGAGAAAATGGAAAAGCCGTATCCAGTTAGGCTTTATCTTACTTCTATCGAAATTCGTTGAATGAATTGAAAAGCGTGGAAGGTCGATTCATTTCGATCAAGAACTCTTTTTTTTCAGGACGAGTAGTATTCTTCCCGCGGAGTTTTTGAATTTGGCTTCGTTGAATCCGGAATAGATATGCATGATTTCAAATTTATGTCTGAGAATCATCCTTTCGATTTCTGGAAGATAAAAAACACGCATAACGTGTTTGTCTCGAATTTCTCTGGTGTTGATTTGATAGATATAATTCACTTCCACCATAGTGGAGGTATCCGCTCTGACCAAACGGAAGCCTCTGTTTCTTTGAATCGTAGTGTTCTGGGATTTGATCTGAGTCACCGGAGTGATCGGTTTTCTTTTGATTGTTCGAAGAGGCTCCGCGTTCCAGACTTCCAAGATTGCAAGTCCAGCGGGTTTCAGATTTTGTTCCATGAGTTTGAGAGTGGAGTCGATTTCTTCGTTCGTCAAAAGGTAGTTAAACGAACCGAACAAACTGATGACACAGTCGAGAAGAGCACCGGACTGATAGGTTTGCATCGATGACACGTCGAACTTGCAATGGGAATATCTTTTTTTTGCTACGTCGATCATTCTGGGGGAAGAATCGATACCCTTTGGTCTGTAACCGAGAGATTGGAAATAACGAACGTGTTCTCCCGTGCCACAGCCCATATCAAGGATGGTCATGATTCTATGTTTTCGAAAAAGGCGATCTAGAAATTTGGCTTCGGAATCGATTTTACGTGCGGGCTTTTCGATATCGAAATAGAATTCCGCCAGTTCATTGTATAACTTCATAAAAATTGGTTTAGAGGTCTCGAAATTTGCCCGTTAAATATATTAACGGCAGTCCGCTTATGAAAATCCAATATTTCGGAATCATTTTCGTTTTTTTTAATTGTTCGTTTGGTATTTTGGAAAGGCAGACGGGCGTAACCAAAAATTTATTTACCGGCGATACCTTGGTTTTTGGGGGGATCTCTGTTTCACTTTTACTTTTGTTCGGTTTGGTTCTGAAGGGAAGCGTTCAAAAATCCCCATCGCCGAATCATCGCAATTCGAGCGAAGGCCGCGGAATAATAAATACGAACCCGACGATACAAGATGCAACTGAAACGGCCCAAACACAAATGTTGGAAACTCGCTTAGAAGAAACGAAAATCGAAAACTCGACGTTTAGACATGGCACCGAGCAAACGAATGCGGAACGAACCATTTCTACTTCCAGACCAAAGCCGAATCGAATTCGTGCGGTTTGGAAACGGGAAATTCCTACGCATCCGGAATTAATACTCGCGCACCGAAAATTTTTAGAGCGGCTTGGTTCCCGTCTCGGCATGGTCGAAATCTATTTTTTAAGCGGTGATGTTTCATTGCTTTTGGCATCCCGCAAGGGAAAAGTGTTGCATATTCCCGAATCTCCGGAAGAAAATATTCTGACCGAAAAAAGTTTAAAAGAGATCGGGGAAGGTAGAATTGAATTTACCGAAACTTCCGTTTTGATTCCTCTGTCTACCGGAGTTCGGCCTTTCGGTTATCTCAAGATATTGTCAAATGAATGGAATTATTTGGATTCTAGAGAGTTTCAATCCTGGAAAGAGGAATACGAAGAGCAGGTTTCCATACAATTCGAATCTTCCGATCCGGAGACCGGATTCGGAAATCTGCACGCGTTCGAATTGGATAAGATACGAGTTGATGAGAGTATTTTAATATTTGCAAGTATTCGGACGGATTCTCCTTCTCCTTACATTCTAAAATGGATATCTCTCTGGACTTCTAAGATACTTCGCAGACAGATTCGCTTTTATAGGATACGAAAGGACAGAATTGCGTTCTTTGTCCTTCCGGAAGAATGGGAACATTATAGTAAAAACTTAAAGGAACTCGCGGAATCTTTGCAAAAGGAAGGTCACGATGTGGATCTCAATTTTGGGGTTTCCGTCTTGGAAGAAAATAGGGAAGAATGGTCGATGAACGCGAGAAAGGCGCTCGGATTATCCATCGAAGAAGGACCAAACCGGTATATTTGTCTGTGAGTATCGATCCTTTACTTGACGAAAAATTTATTCTTACGATCTCCCAGATCTTTCCGGAATATCTGGAAAAAACTCTAAACGTAACCGCGGTGAGGGAGGCCTTCGGTCCTTCCAAGAATGAAGGCCTTTGTTACGAAAATTGTACGATGGTCGAATTTAAGGGGGAGATCGAGGGAAAGCTATTTCTCGCCATGGACGGATATACGAAGTTAAAACTGCTTCCTATGGTTGCGAAATCCTTTCACATAGATCCCACCATAAGAACGGACGCGCCTTCGATTTTGATGGAGTTTGCCAATCAGATCTGCGGTTTATTGATTTCGGAAATAAAACTCGGAAGATTTCAGACCGATCTTTTACCGCCTGAAATGCTCAATCATAAACTGATACCGATCGATCTGGAAACACATAGGCAATACATCCTTATTTATTTTTTGAAAGATTCCAAAGCAAAACAATACTTGGGAAGGGTATATCTCATTCTTCTCATGAAGAAATTTTAGGAGTTCGCAAAATTCTTTCGATCAAAAAGTTTTTTCCTTCGTTTCCGATTTGCAAATAGTTTTTCAAATCGATCCAATTTCCAAAAAGTCGTATAAAATGTTAACCGACGTAAATTCGATGTTTGAAAGTTGGATCCGATGAAAAACGAAACGGCGCGGCTTATGAACCTAAAAAGGATTTTTATTTTCTTTCTTCTTCTTTGCCAATTACACTGCGCCACCTTTACCGGTGGACTCATCTCTAAATGGATGGGAGATTATTACGAAAAAACTACGCTTACCGGAGTCGGAGTCGGTTTGGTGGGAGACGGAGCAATCGGTATTTATGCGGGAGTTCAACTTGGATTCGCCTTCGGACTTGTATATGTCGGCGCTACGATCGTCGCTCTTCCGTTTATTTTCTTCGGAATTGTTTTACAGAAACCTACGCCTACACTTTATTTTCCTGTTTTTTCAAACGACGAAGAAGGTAAGGAACTGAGAAGTCTTTTGCAGAATGTTCCGCAAAAAATTCCGTTTTACGTTCGACCGATTGTAATTCCTTCTCGTCCGAAAGCGTCGATCGAAAAAGAATTGGCGAAAAGTTTTTTTTCATCCGTATATTACAACAGTTTTCTTCATTTGCTTCCATCTAACAATCAAACTTCTACTTCCGAAATACGAGGAGACGCTTTTTATTCGTTTCAATATCTCAATCAAACCTCTGCTTCGAAAATTCTAGAACATACTTCGATCGAAGAAATACGAAATGAGATGCCTCGGT
The nucleotide sequence above comes from Leptospira weilii. Encoded proteins:
- a CDS encoding chemotaxis protein CheX; protein product: MSVSIDPLLDEKFILTISQIFPEYLEKTLNVTAVREAFGPSKNEGLCYENCTMVEFKGEIEGKLFLAMDGYTKLKLLPMVAKSFHIDPTIRTDAPSILMEFANQICGLLISEIKLGRFQTDLLPPEMLNHKLIPIDLETHRQYILIYFLKDSKAKQYLGRVYLILLMKKF
- a CDS encoding class I SAM-dependent DNA methyltransferase, which encodes MKLYNELAEFYFDIEKPARKIDSEAKFLDRLFRKHRIMTILDMGCGTGEHVRYFQSLGYRPKGIDSSPRMIDVAKKRYSHCKFDVSSMQTYQSGALLDCVISLFGSFNYLLTNEEIDSTLKLMEQNLKPAGLAILEVWNAEPLRTIKRKPITPVTQIKSQNTTIQRNRGFRLVRADTSTMVEVNYIYQINTREIRDKHVMRVFYLPEIERMILRHKFEIMHIYSGFNEAKFKNSAGRILLVLKKKSS
- a CDS encoding LIC_11051 family fibronectin-binding protein; its protein translation is MKHHLTYKDDKSDKFWNIEVSGNSFTVTYGKIGTAGQTQTKTFGSEGECKKEAKKLLSEKLKKGYAEGEAQISSAPVAKKNAPEKKSEIKKPDSLLSETFHKFLKICVEDFESSKYSKLLQKTNWETLAGEVFDAVCLYWEELDKSEKSPVGIFDIRWDDANTDHCIEFDYDLESNDPESALVDGCIRNTPIVDFSNFIKNHLKQKPVKIREVWGDEDFSIVKDILCRLAQEVIRKTTETEVFIRIPKQQPYFLMFSYYHDEDASVFFDSTAKEQKDLYPMLKLGKSPLFKYYSKGSESISASKIGEIDLSDIGLFENLKEFYLSDCKKITSLKSLCELKNIRTISIEKAQLTEFPDFLLGIPSLRSLYFTDNGPFTENKTNISNFSNIEELRINDNALVEIPEFVFQLSKLKKLLVMNNRLTEFPKRLADLKNLEELNLGGNFITGISNLTRAFAQIEELGLYENRLTSLEGIRNFPNLKQLLVWQNELETIPAEIVDLKKLIRIDLTKNRISNLPDLGMELESVKELSLGGNRISKLPEFLVRFPNLSSLSLRDNQLEELSDLFGNFKKLEYLSFSNNALASLPVSIAQLESLNDLSLKNNKFGEIPEILKKLKKLKELWMNDNQISELPEFLSEMKALRELKIGNNPIAQNQEEVKNKMAQINSRITLNFS
- a CDS encoding WGR domain-containing protein, whose amino-acid sequence is MKHHLTYKDDKSDKFWNIEVSGKSFTVTYGKTGTAGQTQTKTFGSEGECLKEAEKLLQEKLKKGYAEVDNFAKTKSASTDKKNREPQADYLKEWQEIANSKDLQNDLAKHFHYLADSPGFEPIVRKVFEHAKTVKVNDKTLIVEFKNGETLTALSPGNPNSFKKFPKSFLKLIEKHATLKTDRLELGKCYFDFDIFDEGDRVYEIFDGNETNVLCPLHYQDNSDWIYHPTEKNKEGEPAIFPVIHELEDEINPIYYNVGSLFLQQLADEFEIEVEIPVIERPADPSADAKATWWNNLSEAWKQALRNQFETNKEKEPTFERILTLEKLNLNGTAITDLKPLEMLLAEKIFKLGIIRLNDTAVSDLSILAMAGKKLFSVSICGTPVKDVSMLKGISFLDADRCADLDFATVAKLKKLRELSLRDTKLNDLEFLHDFTELEQLDINGTLVTDEQIEKFHERFKKNRLKKNETASYKRDPLKLDMHPEIKDSLLRALADNSDYKPELALEAGEKLLAQRAERNDTNQILKDLIAICDKQWRKYLYIKTPEGEKKYEFFNQSEKRFRYILETDDFSAPISITSIADPISEIVGLIPFIYKNKKKYKAYQTIKDDSFYHVSAIQEIISKTKYHDVTIAQVEEAVKKSDYVEYEINENGDMYIKVKK
- a CDS encoding WGR domain-containing protein is translated as MKHHLTYKDDKSDKFWNIEVSGKSFTVTYGKTGTAGQTQTKTFGSEEECQKEAKKLLSEKLKKGYAEGKILAKTKSASAGKKSEVNLSNFLKESEFHKIIAIGDKLLTSVTGADRKTVLERLCSACDGILIGLTDQEEEGYSQHIKKETGLKQSDAKKFYKNKFAEYKNELKKTQKPKSKQNKQLLEQVYFELDVAHAIKKKSLEEICALIRKMKDLVPDDKVQELIINHVFMRMSEFYEKKKPKNFKAILDAYLAIVPTLGFPSKLVYNQFRVGEGIASLTIDAGVLFGNNEILEAGLALVPASITYKDLAFSLARHYAVQKDKKMLLQYMAHGIKLGCYKNWFMKNCFNSFRKDKEFASLLKRAKNW
- a CDS encoding WGR domain-containing protein; translated protein: MKHHLTYKDDKSDKFWNIEVSGESFTVTYGKTGTAGQTQTKTFGSEEECQKEAKKLLQEKLKKGYAAEGEAQVASQNSAKGRANPETEARVEKLKNEIAQFPELTPFMEKLSALPWNEYQNQLFESCIEAFEAASEEIDEDADEKITGFVAECSNDGFREYGIGCGEFYFGLGEDDDYFEVGPTVGGFSLHEPGKIMADAYEGQSKTYSLLIKYIWSLVARTMGRAVSLAVKDKSFRKLKTEKNFKVYVCEHDGWACSMDPEGLVFGKNEKLYEDEGDD